The DNA sequence ggctggtttgcgagggccTTACTCTTGCTTGGCTGGTTTCGTAACTATTGTGGTCGCGGTACTGCAGTCGGCTCTCGAGGAaactaggaccgaagcacgttgacagagggtttggtggcactggaGTGTGGCCACCGGTAAGAGAATGAGAGGGGTTGGTctggagaggcttggataatcgtagGGATTAATTTGATGAATTGTGTCTCTTGTTACTTTGctgtagcctctatatataggctgccaGGCCAAAGTGGTTGGCtgtaaacaaatcatgatggagcactaatggaattatggtaggttttccaattaagcattaatggaatcatgataggttttTCCAATATTGGCCACCATGAAATGTAGTTGAATGCTTCCCCACTTACATGTcatattccttaattgaatGGAGTATGAATATTCGCATGGGCGTGCCTTTTTCCTCTagcttgcataatcttccataattctacaggtaggctttatttagcctctaaataatatatttcgaacttgtcgacaatatatagcttgagccactgacattggctcaatttctccaagacatgcCTTGTCAGGTAAAAATGccaattttgggttcaaacatttccccccagacctcgaagtcaaaggtcttcgtcttgactgaagaggtcttgaatcagcactgctcttataatgtcgttgctccaaagccacttgtattggcttgactgaaattacttgactgattccatataggcctctaaatatGCCATAAAGCTTGAAGGTCACAATCTGGattgcctttgtcatgaactgacgctttctttgccaactttattgcccccatgTATCTAATGtctggtatgcagtgaattggctaaacttgggcaggttgtaggagatcagaactttagcgtgcctcccatgcgaaggagactgcttttgatTGCGAATGAGGATTCTTCTCTTCCTTAGTGGTAGCttcgccatgtgtatagcaGTAAGTATCTGCCTTGTTCACTGACTCTAtgttgattttctcaaatgtagatGTTGGAGCCGCTTCGCTGGCTAGATCAAGTTTGATCAAGGCCTACAGTACTTGGCGAAATAAGATGCAGAATAGCTAACTGTTTGCTGCCATTTAATCCTTCGCGAATCTTATGCTGAAGAAACTGTCTACGACTCCTCTAAGTCCCAAACATTGGGAAAGTATTTCTTCAAGTATCAGCCATTGATAGGGTTATGATAGACATCTCCATCCAGGTACTTGAGATGAAAAGCTCCTTTCGCTAAGATTTTATAGATGATGTACGGGCCTTCCTATCTTAGAGTCCATTTGCCGCGACCATCTAACTTTTCGCCAAGTGGGAgaactgctttccaaaccaactctCCTTCACTGTAACTCCTCCCCCGCGTCCGCTTATCATAGGCGTGAGCGACTCGTTGCTTTTCCATGACCAAACTATCTAAAGCCTCCAAGCGCTTTTCGCTAAGGTTTTCATGTTCCTGCCACATAGCCTGAACGcagtcttctccaatgagaTGATGTTGCTCTTGAACTCGTAATGATTGGAAGTTGATTTCCAAAGGCAGGACtgcatcatggccaaacatcaaagcataaAGTGTTGTCGTGGTGGGATTCCGCTTAGATGTGCGGTAGGCCGAAAGAGTCTCATAAAGTGTCTCATGCCATTGTCGCGGATTAGCTTCCAACATTTTCTTCAGCAAATTGATAATgatcttgttactggcctccgcttgaccgttAGACTGAGCATAATAAGGACTAGAATGGACGAACTGTATTCCCCATTCTCTTGCCAGTTTATCAACTTCACCACCCATGAAAGCCGCCCCCCGGTCCGAAACAAAAACTTTTGGGATCCCAAATCTGCAGATGATGTTTCTGAACAGGAATTGTCACAACGTGCCACCAGATGCTTCCTTCAAAGGTTTTGCTTCAACCCACTTTGTAAAGAAATCAGTCGCgatgatgatgaacttgtgttgaAGTGATGAATGTGGGTGAATCATTCCAATTAAATCCAGCGCCCATCCTCTTGCGGGCCAAGGCTTTATAATGGGCTGCATTGGAATATTAGGGACATGCTGGACCGGCCCATGATCTTGGCAGTCCAAACAACCTTTAGCCAACGCAATACAATCCTTCAATATACTGGGCCAAAAATATCCATGTCGTTTGAGCAACCATCGCATCTTTGGACCTGCTTGGTGAGCGCCGTAAATGCCAGAATGAACTTCGGGCGTGAGTTGTTTCGCTTCGCAGCCACAAACACATCTGAAATCCACGTTATCTTCTCCTCGTCTGCGAAGTTCATCACCTCTGAGGAAGTAGTTGAGGGCAAGATAGCAAATCCTTCTATCCGTGGTCTGATCAGGATGCTTGAGATAATTGATCAAAGGGATGTGCTAATCCACGTCAATGGATTCTAGGGTTGAGACTGAGGTATCGTCTGGAGGATCTCTTCTCACCATCGATGAAGGAAGCGTGCGACGTCGACTTTAAGGATTCTCTCGCGCATGCCATATCTCAATATTACCCCTGTTGCCAGCTGGGCCAACTCGTTCGCGGCGAAATTTCGTTCGCAAGGAATGTGCTCAAGATCCACATCATCAAACTGGTCCAACAGTTCTAGTGTCCTATTTAAATAAGGGACCAGCCTGAAGCTAACGCATCTGAACTTTTCGCGAAGCTGATTGATGACCAGGAGAGAATCTCCAAGTATTTGTACATCTCTGACTCCCATTTCCAGCAGTACTTCTAGGCATATGATTAAGGCCTCATATTCAGCCTAGTTGTTGGTACATTGAAACTCCAACTGGAATGAGTAAGAAAAGTGATCTCCAACCGGATTCTCCAGTGCAATTCCTGCTCCGGCCATGGTATCTATTCAGGAACCATCAAAGTACAATACCCACGACTGTAACATGACCGCTACCTGGCCATCGGTGGAAGGTTCGGAGCAATGTATATGACATGCCTTTGCCCATAAATTTGCCGCGACCTTTAGCTCGCGAAGCTCTGGAGCGTCTAGCATGGGATGATGCGCTAGAAAATCCGCGATGGCTTGACCCATCACAGCCTTTTGAGGCACATATTGTaaagaaaattatgaaagaGCCAAGATCCATTTGCCAATTCGGCCCCTAAGAATGGGCCGCGACAACATATATTTGACCAAATTGGTCTGAGCGATTATGCATGTAGTAAATGACAACATGTAGTGGCGCAGCTTACATGCAGAGAAGTATAACATTAAACATAGCTTTTCCATTGTTGTGTACCTAGTTTCGCAATCTGTTAACGTTCTGCTAAGGTATGTAGAAGATGGCATGCTCCACTGCCGCTTCGTCATTTTGTGCCACCAAGCTGCCTATTGAAGCTTCCGCCGCTGAGATGTAGAGTTTGAgcggttggtttggttttggaggAACGAGAATTGGTGGATTGGTTAGGTAGGCCTTTATGCTATCAAAGGCCTCTTGATGCTTCACTTCCCACACAAATTCTGTTTGTCCTTGCAGCTTTAGTAGAGCAGAAAAAGGCTGAATCTTGCCGGCGAAATTGGAAATAAACCGTCGTAGGAAATTGATTTTTCCCAACAACCTTTGCAACTCCTTCTTTGTCCGCGGAGGCGAGGCATTGATAAACTACTTTAGCTTTATCTTCTGATACCTCAATGCCTCTCTGATGTACAATGAATCCCAAAAAATCACCTGCTTGAACCCCAAACATACATTTCGCAGGGTTTATCTTTAGCTTGTGACGCCGCATATGTTCAAAAACTTTTCTCAAATCCGCAATGTGATTACACTGCTGCTTGGATTTAATGACTACATCATCTATATAAACCTCTAGAATCTTCCCTAAGATGTCATGGAAGATTAGGTACAGTGCTCGCTGGTACGTGGctcctgcgttcttcaaaccaaaaGGCCTGACCACGTATTCGAAAACTCTTACGAAACCTGGGCATCTAAAAGCAGTTTTGTGTCTATCTTCTTCCGCCATTGGAATCTGATGGTAACTGGAAGTTCCGTCTATTAAGGAGAGAAGTTCATGACCAGCTACTGCGTCCACCAACATGTCCGCTACTGACATAAGGTAAACGTCTTTGGGAGTGGCCTTATTGAGATCACGGTAGTCGACGCATACCCTcattttgccattcttcttTCAAACTGGAACAACATTGGATAGCAACTGATTATACTTGGCTACCTTGATGATTCCTGACTTATGCATCTTCTCGACTTCCTCCTTAACCAACACCTGGGTTTCTGAGTTCATTCACCTGGACTCCTGCTTCACCGGATTTTGATCTGGGATAGTCAGCAGTttatggcaaaccaagtccggAGATAATCTAGGCATATTTTCATATTTCTCTGTGAAAAAATCCTTATATTCCAGTAATAAATTGATGAGCCCCCATTTTTTATCAGGCTCTAAGTTCGCACTGATTGCCACTTCCATTGGTTCAGCGTCAATCCCCAAGTTCACCTTCTCTGTTGGATCTCTAACTTTTGGAAGAGTATCATCTAGCGCCGCTGGAGCTAGTTGGATaggttcttcctcctcttgatcaGAGAATCCTTCATCGAGGTATTCCAGTGTTGCTACTTGTGCATAGgcctctttctcaactaaatATAAAGATAGTCTTTCGTATAAAGAGCGAAAGGCCTTACCTCTTCCTATGGGAGGTTGCGATCCATTAATTGATGTTTGAGGATGGCACTGCATGTCCAGGCCTCACGAGGTCGTCCTTCGCGACCGCGAGCCCCCATTATGCCAATTCGGATGCcatcacccctgtggggcggcccttgtTATCAATATCAACAACTTGGAAAGGAGAA is a window from the Rosa chinensis cultivar Old Blush chromosome 2, RchiOBHm-V2, whole genome shotgun sequence genome containing:
- the LOC112189501 gene encoding uncharacterized protein LOC112189501 gives rise to the protein MGGEVDKLAREWGIQFVHSSPYYAQSNGQAEASNKIIINLLKKMLEANPRQWHETLYETLSAYRTSKRNPTTTTLYALMFGHDAVLPLEINFQSLRVQEQHHLIGEDCVQAMWQEHENLSEKRLEALDSLVMEKQRVAHAYDKRTRGRSYSEGELVWKAVLPLGEKLDGRGKWTLR